One genomic segment of Verrucomicrobiota bacterium includes these proteins:
- a CDS encoding dihydrodipicolinate synthase family protein: MSHNLFKDPIRGIITPLLTPLDSNGIVDFPAFEKLVNHVVDGGVDGVFVLGTTGEGPCLNLSQRFEIIKAAKQFVSGKVPVLVGVTDTVYDTSVRLSHFSQEMGVDALVMTPPPYFSSSQDELLGHFKTLSSVSELPCYLYNIPSLTKTVIEPETIVEASKLPRIVGVKDSSGDLAYFKKVRQATKELDGISLYMGPEEYLVEAIGVGADGGVHGGSNLFPHLYTSLYQAAVEGQKERVEELSRIVLNIGSQLYALSQFENLCIRVVKFLLSRFGICGETMAPPYLGLSAESKRLAEIRLEEILSELEKAGIPVPSLPAAKC; encoded by the coding sequence ATGAGTCACAATCTGTTTAAAGATCCCATTCGTGGAATAATCACGCCTTTACTTACTCCGTTGGATTCAAACGGGATCGTTGATTTTCCGGCTTTCGAGAAACTGGTGAATCATGTGGTTGATGGTGGAGTTGACGGGGTTTTTGTGTTGGGGACCACTGGGGAAGGGCCATGCCTGAATTTGTCCCAGAGATTCGAAATTATAAAAGCGGCCAAGCAATTCGTTTCTGGAAAGGTGCCAGTCCTGGTGGGCGTAACCGATACCGTCTATGACACGAGTGTTCGATTGAGTCACTTCTCTCAAGAGATGGGCGTGGATGCGTTGGTGATGACGCCGCCACCTTATTTTTCATCCTCTCAGGACGAACTTCTCGGACACTTCAAGACTTTATCTTCCGTCTCCGAATTGCCCTGTTATCTCTATAACATTCCGTCTTTAACCAAGACGGTGATTGAGCCCGAAACCATAGTTGAGGCCAGCAAACTTCCCCGAATTGTAGGCGTCAAAGACAGCTCCGGCGACCTGGCCTATTTCAAAAAAGTCAGGCAGGCGACAAAAGAGCTCGATGGAATCTCTCTGTATATGGGACCGGAAGAGTATCTGGTCGAAGCCATTGGGGTAGGCGCAGACGGAGGCGTGCATGGCGGTTCCAATCTTTTTCCGCATTTATATACCTCTCTTTACCAGGCAGCGGTTGAGGGGCAAAAGGAGCGTGTGGAGGAATTGAGTCGCATCGTATTAAATATCGGCTCTCAGCTGTACGCGCTTAGCCAATTTGAAAACCTCTGTATCCGGGTGGTTAAATTTCTTCTTTCGCGCTTCGGAATCTGTGGCGAAACCATGGCGCCTCCCTATTTGGGGTTAAGTGCCGAAAGTAAACGCCTCGCTGAAATCCGATTAGAAGAAATCCTCTCGGAATTGGAAAAAGCCGGTATCCCCGTACCTTCCCTGCCCGCAGCAAAATGTTAA
- a CDS encoding exo-alpha-sialidase, protein MTCLKSTFFYSALLGLLFLSISCGKKDPNYPHPASNPNSALMLSLPDVGLETENIDYSQLPQLTGKHAVVSRGDKVWHYRLHTYLVYFADRYWCMWSHGPIVEDKPTQHIRFATSKDGIAWTEPDILVGSSDQPGFRHIARGFWLRGDGNLRALASHDEALKDGHTHFFGESLDLRSYLWNANEGRWDFEGIVFDDTINNFPPKKLKTGDWMMTRRTSSRSISFLVGGQHSISDWRVVPYSIKDREDGLQPEEPFWYELPDGHLVALARDNARSGRLLRSFSVDDGNSWTAPVRTNFPDATSKFNVLRISTGQYVMVNNANPERRNPLCLSVSEDGLVFTALGILPIPDHIEGVEWETDSSYSSTTYESLQYPHVIEHKGELLIAFSRKKQTVEVVSISLAEIEKLLRN, encoded by the coding sequence ATGACCTGTTTAAAATCTACTTTCTTTTACTCCGCACTATTAGGGCTTTTGTTTCTAAGTATTTCTTGTGGCAAGAAGGACCCCAATTATCCGCATCCTGCCAGCAATCCCAACTCTGCCCTTATGTTGAGCCTTCCGGATGTTGGCCTCGAAACTGAAAACATCGATTACTCGCAACTGCCTCAATTGACCGGAAAGCACGCCGTTGTTTCCCGTGGAGACAAGGTCTGGCACTACCGCCTGCATACTTACCTGGTTTATTTTGCGGATCGCTACTGGTGCATGTGGAGCCATGGGCCTATTGTGGAAGACAAGCCAACTCAACATATCCGATTTGCCACCAGTAAGGACGGAATTGCATGGACCGAGCCAGACATTTTAGTGGGATCATCAGACCAGCCGGGATTCCGGCATATCGCGCGAGGCTTTTGGCTTCGGGGAGATGGGAACTTGCGGGCATTGGCCAGTCATGATGAGGCGCTTAAAGATGGGCACACCCACTTCTTTGGGGAAAGCCTGGATTTGCGATCCTACCTGTGGAATGCGAATGAAGGCCGGTGGGATTTTGAAGGAATCGTTTTTGATGATACCATTAACAACTTCCCCCCGAAGAAGTTGAAAACAGGAGATTGGATGATGACTCGAAGAACTTCCAGCCGGTCCATCTCTTTCCTGGTAGGCGGGCAACACTCGATCAGTGATTGGCGGGTCGTTCCCTATTCGATCAAGGATCGGGAGGATGGTCTGCAACCCGAAGAACCTTTCTGGTATGAACTTCCTGATGGACACCTGGTTGCTCTTGCCAGGGACAATGCCAGGTCCGGTCGGTTACTTCGATCGTTCTCAGTTGACGATGGCAACAGTTGGACCGCTCCGGTTCGCACGAACTTTCCCGACGCCACCAGCAAGTTCAATGTCCTCCGGATCAGCACGGGTCAGTACGTCATGGTAAACAACGCCAATCCCGAGCGGCGCAATCCCTTGTGCTTATCCGTCTCCGAGGATGGCCTTGTATTCACGGCACTGGGCATTTTGCCCATTCCGGATCATATAGAGGGCGTCGAATGGGAAACCGATTCCAGTTACAGTTCGACCACTTACGAATCGCTTCAGTATCCTCATGTGATTGAACATAAAGGAGAGTTATTGATAGCTTTCTCCCGTAAAAAACAAACCGTTGAAGTGGTTAGCATTTCCTTGGCCGAAATCGAAAAACTCCTGCGAAACTAA
- a CDS encoding TonB-dependent receptor yields the protein MKNYNTLFHRIVLLSILFVALSGLAHSAFSQSDENEIVDLDPFTVSDKDVLGYSTTSSSSASRIAVPITDIAGSVVTINEKLIEDTAAVTLGDTFNFISGVTAGNAGGGLQETKSISLRGYTTTGALRDGIPDFNYTNNGGFDYSLLQRVEIVKGPAGVQFGQHNQGGVVNIVSKRPLPVSMTKADVMFGSFNSWRASVDHSNVIEKDNGRLGYRVSAAFTNTDGAVGLASETNKPESYFINPSFSYQFENGLNLWVSGIFVDDTSSRVANTVFMFGTPDGKGAAIKDFAGSASVAVQNLQFNEYQTYEAGLTKSFDMGEVLADFRFVARSGHREDTGNRTRANGNTVFIDKNGNRIPDGRPSVGRDPTMFGQINNNLSRFGRQGLRYNAGGPTETDWSVFAADLNLSFDIGPTKHKLLFYSQLQSVDSKGEGQDIRINNVGTLPADIRQQFNFDTGIPGQGIVEIWPNVPAGLGDLREIALEYYDVFITNSNDSERDLWNAAVIDRMYVFDDRLILSAGVRYDEDESFSKSTVNNNVRAPVTEKDNTNTTNYGLVYKLLQNDDSQISFFYNNAETFVPVFAIDRRLATFGQRFPNRTVGTDELGLKFNYFNSRVVATLAYFDTVEDNVLVGIRDEDGSVTGVSDTSYNAPAGSQSTKGFEMDVAINPAPQWNILFSYSDVDSTISSDGLPLWGVPDSTLATMVRYEFADGPLDGFSIAGMYNYWGDSVLNRASNFSIPSGDKLGVVFGYAMDKWTVRLRIDNLEDNVDLLPSTWWTGVGANWERNWRLSLSYRF from the coding sequence ATGAAAAACTACAATACCCTGTTTCATCGAATCGTATTGCTTTCGATACTGTTTGTCGCCCTATCCGGGCTTGCTCACTCCGCATTTTCTCAGAGTGATGAAAATGAAATTGTGGATCTGGATCCATTCACCGTCTCTGACAAAGATGTGTTGGGATATTCTACAACCTCATCTTCATCTGCCTCCCGTATTGCTGTTCCAATCACGGATATTGCGGGATCTGTTGTGACCATCAATGAAAAGCTGATTGAAGACACGGCAGCGGTGACGCTGGGAGACACGTTCAATTTCATAAGTGGCGTAACTGCGGGAAATGCCGGGGGAGGACTGCAGGAAACCAAGTCGATTTCGCTTAGAGGTTACACAACCACCGGTGCTTTGAGGGATGGAATTCCAGATTTCAATTACACGAACAATGGCGGTTTCGATTATTCACTCTTACAACGTGTGGAAATCGTGAAAGGACCTGCCGGTGTTCAGTTCGGGCAGCACAATCAAGGCGGGGTAGTTAATATCGTTAGTAAGCGTCCTTTGCCTGTTTCCATGACGAAGGCGGATGTGATGTTTGGTTCCTTTAATTCATGGCGGGCCAGCGTGGATCATTCAAACGTGATCGAAAAAGATAATGGCCGCCTTGGTTATCGGGTATCCGCCGCCTTTACCAATACCGATGGTGCCGTCGGCTTGGCTTCCGAAACGAATAAACCTGAATCTTATTTCATTAATCCAAGCTTTTCCTACCAATTTGAAAACGGATTGAACCTGTGGGTTTCGGGGATCTTCGTCGATGATACTTCCAGTCGAGTTGCCAATACCGTATTCATGTTTGGCACGCCTGATGGTAAAGGCGCAGCCATTAAGGATTTTGCCGGAAGTGCCAGCGTAGCGGTGCAAAACCTTCAATTTAACGAGTATCAGACCTATGAGGCTGGCTTAACCAAAAGTTTCGATATGGGCGAGGTCTTAGCCGACTTTCGCTTTGTTGCCCGGTCTGGACATCGTGAGGATACGGGGAACAGGACGCGAGCCAATGGAAATACCGTGTTTATCGACAAGAATGGAAATCGGATTCCCGATGGCCGCCCCAGTGTGGGAAGAGATCCTACCATGTTTGGGCAAATTAATAACAATCTTTCCCGCTTTGGTCGTCAGGGATTGCGCTACAATGCCGGTGGGCCGACTGAAACCGACTGGTCGGTTTTTGCCGCCGACTTGAATCTTTCCTTCGATATTGGCCCCACCAAACACAAGCTCCTTTTTTATTCCCAATTGCAAAGCGTGGATAGTAAAGGCGAGGGTCAGGATATCCGTATCAACAATGTGGGCACCTTACCTGCCGACATTCGTCAGCAATTCAACTTTGATACCGGAATTCCGGGGCAAGGTATTGTTGAAATCTGGCCGAATGTTCCAGCCGGCCTGGGGGACTTGAGGGAAATTGCGTTGGAGTACTATGATGTCTTCATCACCAATTCAAATGATAGCGAGCGCGATTTGTGGAATGCCGCTGTTATTGATAGGATGTATGTATTCGATGATAGACTCATCCTGTCTGCGGGTGTTCGTTATGATGAAGACGAATCGTTCTCCAAAAGCACTGTAAATAACAACGTACGCGCCCCGGTAACAGAAAAGGATAACACAAACACCACAAACTACGGTCTCGTCTACAAGCTCTTGCAGAACGATGACAGCCAGATCTCTTTTTTCTACAACAATGCGGAAACCTTCGTCCCCGTGTTTGCCATTGATCGGCGTTTGGCTACATTTGGGCAACGGTTTCCCAATCGCACCGTTGGGACCGATGAACTGGGGTTGAAATTTAATTACTTCAATAGCCGTGTGGTCGCCACATTGGCCTATTTCGATACAGTGGAGGACAATGTACTTGTGGGTATCCGTGACGAAGATGGCAGCGTTACAGGAGTAAGTGACACATCCTACAACGCGCCAGCCGGAAGTCAGTCTACCAAGGGTTTTGAAATGGATGTCGCAATCAACCCGGCACCCCAATGGAATATTCTCTTTTCCTATTCCGACGTGGATTCCACGATTTCCTCAGATGGATTACCGCTTTGGGGGGTGCCGGATTCCACCTTAGCAACGATGGTAAGGTATGAGTTTGCTGATGGTCCTCTGGATGGATTCTCAATAGCAGGTATGTATAATTATTGGGGGGACAGTGTCCTTAATCGTGCATCGAACTTCTCCATCCCATCGGGCGATAAGCTCGGTGTGGTCTTCGGCTACGCAATGGACAAATGGACGGTTCGTCTGCGAATAGATAATCTGGAGGATAACGTCGACCTTCTGCCGAGCACTTGGTGGACAGGTGTTGGAGCTAATTGGGAACGAAATTGGCGTCTGAGTTTATCTTATCGGTTTTAA
- a CDS encoding sulfatase, translated as MIILFPPGKSFQWVALMLVGLLLGLMGCKPPAGDVKSMAAKPNFVLIVIDDLGYGDLGSYGSKLHKTPHIDQLAEEGIRFTDFHTNGPVCSPTRAALMTGQYQQRSGIESAIGFVKDEGVPLSKVTIAEILSEHGYACGVVGKWHLGHVDNFGPNDQGFGLSYCSNNSPDYHSHVSRNGEVDWYKDHELHPEPGYITDLVTRHSNEFIEAHKEEPFFLFVSHPAVHFPFQGPTDPPFRKEGKLWHGNERVTGQVQPDSKYGPLPPENYKRAYKDMLESVDSSVGAIVEKIDELGLRERTLIVVTSDNGAYSWVGSNGIYRGQKGDLFEGGHRVPGIFNWPGKIPKGSVSEEITTTMDLAPTFVSLAGTPDSEKQAFDGIDISPVLFDQVSLPPRTIFWRFNNSYTDSHARAVREGNWKYVVEEGETYLFNLSGDPGEQVNLALANPNLVGQMEKAYLSWEQDVTNGTPAN; from the coding sequence ATGATTATCCTATTTCCTCCCGGCAAGTCATTTCAGTGGGTCGCCCTTATGCTGGTTGGATTGCTTCTGGGGCTAATGGGTTGCAAGCCACCTGCCGGTGATGTGAAGAGCATGGCTGCCAAGCCAAACTTCGTTTTAATCGTGATTGATGATCTCGGGTACGGTGACCTTGGCAGTTATGGAAGTAAGCTCCACAAGACACCCCATATCGATCAACTGGCGGAAGAAGGCATTCGGTTTACCGACTTTCACACCAATGGGCCGGTTTGCAGTCCCACGAGGGCGGCCTTGATGACGGGTCAATACCAACAGCGAAGCGGTATCGAATCGGCTATCGGGTTTGTAAAAGATGAGGGAGTTCCACTCAGCAAGGTTACCATTGCTGAAATACTTTCAGAGCATGGATACGCTTGCGGTGTGGTCGGGAAATGGCATTTGGGTCATGTGGATAACTTCGGCCCCAATGACCAGGGGTTCGGCCTCAGTTATTGTTCAAACAACAGCCCGGACTACCATTCCCACGTTTCAAGAAACGGCGAGGTGGATTGGTATAAGGATCACGAACTTCATCCGGAACCAGGCTACATAACGGATTTGGTCACGCGTCATTCAAATGAATTCATCGAAGCACATAAAGAGGAACCATTTTTCCTCTTTGTGTCGCATCCAGCGGTGCATTTCCCTTTTCAAGGACCTACAGATCCTCCCTTCCGCAAAGAGGGAAAACTCTGGCATGGCAACGAGCGCGTTACAGGACAGGTTCAGCCTGATAGCAAATACGGACCGTTGCCGCCGGAGAATTATAAGCGAGCCTACAAAGATATGTTAGAATCCGTTGATAGCAGTGTGGGCGCTATTGTTGAAAAGATAGACGAGCTGGGTTTGCGCGAACGTACTCTGATCGTGGTCACCTCGGACAACGGCGCCTATTCCTGGGTGGGAAGCAATGGTATCTACCGCGGGCAGAAAGGGGATCTGTTCGAAGGTGGTCACAGGGTGCCCGGCATTTTTAATTGGCCGGGAAAGATTCCAAAAGGATCCGTGAGCGAAGAGATCACAACGACCATGGATTTGGCACCCACCTTTGTGTCGCTGGCCGGAACTCCGGATTCAGAGAAACAGGCATTTGACGGAATTGATATCAGCCCTGTCCTTTTCGACCAGGTTTCGCTTCCACCGAGAACTATTTTTTGGAGGTTCAACAATTCTTACACCGATAGCCATGCCAGAGCGGTGCGCGAGGGTAATTGGAAATATGTCGTCGAAGAAGGCGAAACATACCTGTTCAACCTATCCGGAGATCCGGGTGAGCAGGTGAATCTTGCCCTAGCGAATCCAAACTTGGTTGGGCAAATGGAAAAAGCTTACCTGTCCTGGGAACAAGACGTAACCAATGGAACGCCGGCAAATTAG
- a CDS encoding sialidase family protein — protein MSLNCYRKFGRLPALILLLSLGCSSGTALLPPMLDLPGVGTATEKIDFKTLPVLSGQHGLVNKGEAPWLFRLHSYLAFYDGKYWCMWSHGPVVEDKPSQHVRYATSADGLHWSQDDFIAPLPAGKGERYISRGFWQRDGKLIALATLDGKLPRHNTPWSSDLKLLGFEWDSANAAWKEPIVIFPDTLSNFPPEKVGDGKWLMMRRDHKRSVSVLFGGLESPSDWEVVPAVNYKLEGSNFQAEEPDWWELPDGRLMGVYRDNSNSMRLHRAISTDMGRSWSKPEKTNFPDATSKFFGMRTSRGFYILVSNANPITNASPLGRNPLCLSVSDDGITFTRMARLPIPVTPEGGPFDTDHTSGTLQYPHVLEKDGHLLVSYSRHKTVIETVRISLDEIERLRSGKLAYWPLK, from the coding sequence ATGAGCCTTAACTGCTACAGAAAGTTCGGCCGATTGCCTGCTCTGATCCTTTTGCTTTCATTGGGCTGTTCAAGCGGAACAGCTTTGTTGCCTCCCATGCTGGATTTACCAGGTGTTGGCACAGCGACAGAGAAAATAGATTTTAAGACATTACCGGTGTTATCTGGGCAGCATGGATTGGTCAACAAAGGCGAGGCACCCTGGTTGTTTCGTTTGCATAGCTACCTGGCATTTTATGACGGCAAGTACTGGTGCATGTGGAGCCATGGCCCGGTTGTGGAAGATAAACCTTCCCAGCATGTGCGCTATGCCACCAGTGCCGATGGCCTGCATTGGAGTCAGGATGATTTCATAGCTCCTCTACCTGCCGGGAAAGGGGAGCGCTACATTTCCCGGGGATTTTGGCAGCGTGATGGTAAGCTAATCGCCCTTGCCACCCTCGATGGGAAATTGCCCAGGCACAACACGCCCTGGTCGTCCGATTTAAAATTGCTGGGTTTTGAATGGGATTCGGCAAATGCTGCCTGGAAGGAGCCCATCGTCATCTTTCCCGACACCCTGAGTAATTTCCCTCCCGAAAAAGTGGGCGATGGAAAATGGTTGATGATGCGCAGAGATCACAAGCGTTCTGTTTCCGTGTTGTTTGGTGGTCTCGAATCTCCATCCGATTGGGAGGTGGTGCCTGCGGTTAATTACAAGTTGGAAGGCAGTAATTTCCAGGCGGAAGAACCGGACTGGTGGGAACTTCCAGATGGGCGATTGATGGGCGTTTATCGCGACAACAGCAACTCCATGCGATTACATCGCGCTATTTCCACCGATATGGGCCGCAGTTGGTCCAAGCCCGAAAAAACAAATTTCCCGGATGCAACTTCCAAATTCTTTGGAATGAGAACTTCCCGTGGATTTTATATCCTTGTCTCCAATGCCAACCCGATTACCAACGCGAGTCCTTTGGGGAGAAATCCACTCTGTCTTTCGGTATCCGACGATGGCATCACATTTACCCGGATGGCTCGTCTGCCGATACCGGTCACACCCGAAGGAGGGCCTTTCGATACCGACCACACATCCGGCACATTGCAATATCCGCACGTATTGGAAAAAGACGGACACCTTCTCGTTTCTTATTCACGGCATAAGACGGTTATCGAGACTGTAAGAATCAGCCTAGATGAAATCGAACGGTTGCGCAGTGGAAAACTGGCTTACTGGCCCTTGAAGTAG
- a CDS encoding FAD-dependent oxidoreductase — MMPNTPQSEQSLMEDRYDIVVVGAGMAGIMAALAAKTSDNRVLIIEPSNVLGGQGTVGGVAGFCGDSERVNHEFAELINRLGKHGLISKYNPTADRREYDLEWCAFFLQEIVLEKGIDILLHSRVINAWVADGKVDRLTLSTAGGIMEFTCGFVVDASGQCRVATLSGFPVVHEGANKQLPMSLYFTMWDTGKMVEPFLSADSVVWENEEEIPMTSLHVFPTGKVEVKMKVVGFDAADGFSRSKAEMHARRHMMSLIYFLQTKGYGGVKLDRHVLASVSRSIGIREEKRIVGEHVLTEDEVSRGTVFPDAVAVGTYHFDYHWPDKMQRAGTGITAMVEPYHIPLSCMVPKGSRNLLVTGRAASGDQLALSSFRVMATVAQMGFGSGHAAKLCVERSCDLNQLDFAELHQRIESGGQSLDLSSYGDYLRQSLLTHEYIFRKPQVFEKCHAPTLLLLKNNRFLTAWFAGSGEGHSDVGIWLSERYQCAWSEPRLVAKVNDQPHWNPVLFQAPDSCVHLYFKTGVSPRDWKTWRIISTDEGASWSAPEALDSKENLNSPGPVKNKPIILADGTCLAPNSIEDEKTWSVFVDRSHNGGMTWVHSPLLSCTDKNALQSAIPSQPPEEIDPVSLPGEGFIQPTLWESAPGTVHMLVRSSYGKVYRSDSLDRGKTWAPLYRTDLPNNNSGLDVVKLQDGTLVLASNPISGNWDQRTPLSLVASFDNGETWAHRLDLESAEGEFSYPAIISTGRGIALAYSWNREKIAFWHGSIEQMTDPELVEMRNKILHTGVVSMEA, encoded by the coding sequence ATGATGCCAAATACACCTCAATCTGAACAATCGCTCATGGAAGACAGGTATGATATAGTAGTAGTCGGAGCTGGAATGGCTGGAATCATGGCTGCCCTTGCGGCGAAGACTTCTGATAACCGCGTGTTAATTATTGAACCAAGCAATGTGCTGGGTGGCCAGGGAACAGTCGGGGGGGTAGCGGGTTTTTGCGGAGATTCGGAACGAGTGAACCATGAATTTGCCGAATTGATAAACCGCTTGGGAAAACATGGTTTGATAAGTAAGTATAACCCTACTGCGGATAGGCGCGAATATGACTTGGAGTGGTGTGCTTTTTTTCTTCAAGAGATTGTCTTAGAAAAGGGTATCGACATCCTCCTTCATTCCAGAGTGATCAACGCCTGGGTGGCTGATGGCAAAGTCGATCGTCTTACTCTTTCCACGGCCGGGGGTATTATGGAATTTACTTGCGGATTTGTAGTAGATGCGTCCGGGCAATGTCGAGTGGCTACGCTTTCTGGATTCCCCGTTGTTCATGAAGGGGCGAATAAGCAGTTACCCATGAGCCTTTATTTCACAATGTGGGATACTGGGAAAATGGTTGAGCCCTTTCTTTCTGCGGATTCCGTCGTATGGGAGAATGAAGAGGAAATTCCGATGACTTCTCTGCATGTTTTTCCTACTGGTAAGGTGGAGGTGAAAATGAAGGTGGTTGGATTTGATGCGGCGGATGGATTTAGCCGATCCAAGGCTGAAATGCATGCCCGTCGTCACATGATGAGCCTCATTTACTTCTTGCAGACCAAAGGTTATGGAGGTGTTAAGCTGGACCGCCATGTGTTGGCATCCGTTTCCCGGAGCATCGGCATACGTGAAGAAAAGCGCATTGTGGGAGAGCATGTTCTCACTGAAGACGAAGTGAGCCGTGGAACCGTCTTCCCGGATGCAGTTGCGGTAGGGACTTACCATTTCGACTATCATTGGCCGGATAAAATGCAACGCGCCGGTACAGGAATCACCGCCATGGTTGAACCCTATCATATTCCGTTGTCCTGCATGGTTCCCAAAGGATCGAGGAATTTGCTTGTTACAGGAAGAGCCGCGTCGGGCGATCAACTTGCACTGAGCTCCTTCAGGGTTATGGCAACCGTGGCCCAGATGGGTTTTGGTTCGGGGCACGCAGCGAAATTGTGTGTCGAACGATCCTGCGATCTGAACCAATTGGATTTTGCGGAATTGCACCAACGGATTGAGAGTGGGGGTCAGTCTCTCGACTTATCAAGTTATGGCGACTACCTGCGTCAGAGTCTTTTGACCCATGAATATATTTTCAGAAAACCCCAGGTGTTTGAAAAGTGCCATGCTCCCACCTTATTGTTGTTGAAGAACAACCGATTCCTCACCGCATGGTTTGCCGGATCTGGAGAAGGTCATTCGGATGTCGGCATTTGGCTTTCAGAACGTTACCAGTGCGCCTGGTCCGAGCCCCGTCTTGTGGCCAAAGTCAATGATCAGCCTCACTGGAATCCAGTATTATTCCAAGCACCCGATAGCTGCGTGCATCTTTACTTCAAGACTGGTGTGAGTCCACGTGATTGGAAAACCTGGCGAATTATTTCTACGGACGAAGGAGCTTCATGGAGCGCTCCAGAAGCGTTGGACAGTAAGGAAAATCTCAACAGTCCGGGGCCGGTGAAGAACAAGCCGATCATTTTGGCCGACGGAACCTGTCTTGCTCCCAATTCGATTGAAGATGAGAAGACCTGGTCGGTCTTCGTGGATCGCAGTCACAATGGAGGAATGACATGGGTCCATTCACCGCTTCTCTCTTGCACTGATAAAAACGCTCTGCAGTCAGCGATTCCCTCACAACCTCCTGAAGAAATCGACCCGGTCAGTTTACCCGGCGAGGGTTTTATTCAACCCACGCTTTGGGAATCAGCACCTGGAACTGTTCACATGTTGGTTCGATCCAGCTATGGAAAGGTATATCGCAGTGATTCCCTGGATAGAGGTAAGACTTGGGCGCCCCTTTATCGGACCGATTTACCCAATAATAATAGCGGGCTGGATGTAGTGAAGTTGCAGGACGGTACACTGGTTCTGGCATCGAACCCCATATCAGGCAATTGGGACCAAAGGACACCGCTTAGCCTGGTTGCTTCATTTGATAATGGAGAAACCTGGGCGCATCGTCTGGATCTCGAATCTGCTGAAGGTGAGTTTTCTTACCCAGCTATTATTTCCACCGGAAGAGGCATCGCCTTAGCCTACTCCTGGAACCGTGAAAAAATCGCATTCTGGCATGGATCCATTGAGCAGATGACGGACCCTGAGCTGGTTGAAATGCGAAATAAAATTCTTCATACCGGAGTAGTTTCCATGGAGGCATGA
- a CDS encoding phytanoyl-CoA dioxygenase family protein encodes MERRQISVDIPISQSHRDQYRKEGFFVLESVLSEAHLNLLRTTASKAVQQMEAQMDREGTDTLGINHRGKRYFVGQTYADHPELGEFIFSDLMADICRATFGDTAYFHSDQFVIKCGETGMSFSWHQDGAYVKARIGDHTECITCWCTLDDVNETNGTVYILPASRFGKRELVDHVRDPQTNDRIGYHGDDPGDPIIASAGSIAVFSSLVFHRSGANLTGQQRRVYLAQYAPEAIRNKAGEWPQYFAEPFIKDGKALKR; translated from the coding sequence ATGGAACGCCGGCAAATTAGCGTGGATATCCCTATTTCACAGTCTCATCGCGATCAGTATCGGAAGGAGGGCTTTTTTGTCCTGGAATCGGTTCTTTCGGAAGCGCATCTCAATTTACTGCGGACCACTGCGTCCAAAGCGGTTCAGCAGATGGAAGCGCAGATGGATCGAGAAGGTACAGATACACTCGGCATCAATCACCGTGGAAAACGGTACTTTGTTGGGCAGACCTATGCCGATCATCCGGAACTAGGTGAGTTTATTTTTAGTGATCTGATGGCTGACATCTGCCGAGCCACTTTCGGAGATACCGCCTACTTTCATAGCGATCAGTTTGTAATCAAATGTGGGGAAACTGGCATGAGCTTTTCCTGGCACCAAGATGGGGCTTATGTGAAGGCGCGCATCGGTGATCACACGGAGTGTATCACCTGCTGGTGCACGCTCGACGATGTCAACGAAACCAATGGGACAGTCTATATCCTGCCGGCGAGTCGGTTTGGAAAGCGTGAGCTCGTTGACCATGTGCGTGATCCCCAGACTAATGATCGTATTGGCTATCACGGTGACGATCCAGGTGATCCTATCATCGCGTCGGCTGGAAGCATAGCGGTGTTCTCCAGTTTGGTTTTTCACCGAAGTGGGGCGAATTTAACCGGTCAACAACGACGTGTTTATTTGGCCCAATACGCTCCCGAAGCGATTCGAAACAAAGCAGGTGAATGGCCTCAGTATTTTGCAGAACCGTTTATTAAAGATGGAAAGGCCTTAAAAAGGTAG